A stretch of Lysinibacillus agricola DNA encodes these proteins:
- the aroE gene encoding shikimate dehydrogenase: MVFIQVYGILGNPLVHSLSPLLQNETYKENNIQATFQKFEVADDGLTNIMMQLKSSRVGGLLVTIPYKEKVLPYIDELDITAKNTGVVNIIQALNGKLIGYNFDGQAWLAGLLQEFNLSNLNGMKILLIGFGGVAKSIYFELLQFEDVEIDITNRTVDKVKNSIDRPNIKILSYEEAEQQTLKYDVIIQTTPIGMWPHTDAMPLNIVQLKEKAIVSDVIYNPKNTAFLKQAKNLGARIQNGMTMLVMQNHKAIKMWFQKDVNYSQMVNLINK; the protein is encoded by the coding sequence GTGGTTTTTATTCAAGTCTATGGTATTTTGGGAAATCCCTTAGTGCACTCACTTTCGCCTTTATTGCAAAATGAAACCTATAAAGAGAATAATATTCAAGCCACGTTTCAAAAGTTTGAAGTGGCAGATGATGGATTAACAAATATAATGATGCAATTAAAATCCAGTCGTGTAGGAGGATTACTTGTCACCATTCCCTATAAGGAGAAAGTGCTGCCATATATAGATGAGTTAGATATTACTGCTAAAAATACAGGGGTTGTTAACATTATTCAAGCATTGAACGGTAAGCTTATTGGATATAATTTTGATGGTCAAGCGTGGTTAGCAGGACTTTTACAAGAGTTTAACCTATCAAACTTGAATGGAATGAAAATTCTTTTGATTGGATTTGGTGGAGTAGCTAAATCCATCTACTTTGAGCTCCTGCAATTTGAAGATGTTGAAATTGATATAACAAACCGAACAGTAGATAAGGTGAAGAACTCGATAGATAGACCGAATATTAAGATCTTATCCTATGAAGAAGCTGAGCAGCAAACACTTAAATATGACGTTATCATTCAAACTACCCCTATAGGTATGTGGCCACATACGGATGCCATGCCTCTAAATATTGTACAGCTAAAAGAAAAAGCGATTGTTTCGGATGTCATTTATAATCCCAAAAACACAGCATTTCTTAAACAAGCTAAAAATTTAGGTGCCCGTATACAAAATGGTATGACCATGCTAGTTATGCAAAATCACAAGGCAATAAAAATGTGGTTTCAGAAAGATGTAAATTACAGTCAGATGGTAAATTTAATAAATAAATAA
- a CDS encoding aldehyde dehydrogenase family protein: MRKNLYIDGQWRESEIYSDLKSPYSQQTIAKIAQASIEQVEEAIDAAQEAFKVMRNLTAYERSNILEQLVNLLITNKDKAAEIISLESAKPLKFAIGEVERTIETYKFAAEEAKRIYGEVLPIDAAKNGANKIGLTIREPLGVVAAITPFNFPMNLVAHKLGPAIAAGNTVVLKPASQTPLSSIFLAELLSQTDLPKGAFNLVTGSGRTVGDVLVESEKVKMVTFTGSPGVGLGIKQRAGLKKVSLELGSNAGLIIDQHTDIDVITDKCVVGAFSNQGQICISLQRIYVHESVAEEFLQKFKEKAEKLVLGDPLNITTDISTLISIEDNNRALSWIDEAIAEGAKLISGGQVEANILKPTILAEVPSISKVSCQEVFAPIVTVNKISTVQEAIEAINDSRFGLQAGIFTNDIRKASKAMHLLEVGGVVINDIPTFRVDHMPYGGVKESGNCREGIKYAIEEMTELKLVIWNQ; the protein is encoded by the coding sequence ATGAGAAAAAATTTATATATTGATGGACAATGGAGAGAAAGTGAAATATATAGTGATTTAAAGTCACCTTATTCACAACAAACAATCGCAAAGATTGCCCAGGCTTCAATCGAGCAGGTTGAAGAGGCAATCGATGCAGCACAAGAAGCATTTAAAGTAATGCGAAATCTAACGGCTTATGAGCGCTCAAATATATTAGAACAGTTGGTAAACCTGTTAATTACTAATAAAGACAAAGCCGCAGAGATTATTTCATTAGAATCTGCGAAGCCTTTGAAATTTGCAATAGGTGAAGTAGAACGAACAATAGAAACTTATAAATTCGCGGCAGAAGAGGCAAAACGAATTTACGGTGAAGTTCTACCTATCGATGCTGCCAAAAATGGTGCGAATAAAATTGGATTAACAATTCGAGAACCATTAGGAGTGGTAGCAGCTATTACGCCATTTAATTTCCCGATGAATTTAGTCGCACATAAATTAGGGCCAGCGATTGCAGCGGGTAATACGGTTGTTCTAAAACCAGCATCTCAAACACCGCTATCATCCATATTTTTAGCGGAATTATTAAGCCAAACAGATTTACCAAAAGGCGCATTTAATTTGGTAACTGGAAGTGGAAGAACAGTTGGAGATGTTTTGGTAGAAAGTGAAAAAGTAAAAATGGTTACGTTTACGGGAAGTCCAGGCGTTGGGTTAGGTATAAAACAACGTGCTGGACTGAAGAAAGTCTCCCTAGAACTAGGATCGAATGCAGGATTAATCATCGATCAACATACGGATATTGATGTAATAACTGATAAATGTGTGGTTGGGGCATTTTCAAATCAAGGACAAATTTGCATTTCATTACAACGAATTTATGTGCATGAAAGTGTGGCAGAAGAATTTTTGCAAAAGTTTAAAGAAAAGGCTGAGAAATTGGTATTGGGAGATCCGCTGAATATAACGACAGATATTTCAACGCTGATTAGTATAGAGGACAATAATCGAGCCCTAAGCTGGATTGATGAGGCGATAGCAGAGGGAGCAAAATTAATTAGTGGGGGCCAAGTAGAAGCAAATATTTTAAAACCTACTATTTTAGCTGAAGTACCTTCAATTTCAAAAGTATCGTGCCAAGAGGTCTTTGCGCCCATTGTTACAGTAAATAAAATTAGTACTGTTCAAGAAGCTATTGAAGCAATAAATGATTCTCGGTTTGGATTACAAGCTGGTATTTTTACAAATGATATTCGAAAAGCTTCAAAAGCCATGCATCTTTTAGAAGTAGGTGGAGTAGTTATTAATGACATTCCAACATTTAGAGTAGACCATATGCCGTATGGAGGTGTGAAAGAAAGTGGTAACTGTCGAGAGGGTATAAAATATGCTATAGAAGAAATGACAGAATTAAAGCTAGTTATTTGGAATCAATAA